One genomic window of Desmospora activa DSM 45169 includes the following:
- a CDS encoding DUF819 domain-containing protein has protein sequence MSSDAWVTDPFAVGAVITVLIAVSFWLDRHFRFFSFLGTAILVITGAAILVNLQVIPPSIGQAEGELNPIYVFAGDYGIPLAIVLLLLSTDLTSLRRLGKPAIIAFILGALGTVIGAMVAIGVTATGIGDEAWKVGGQFTASYIGGGVNYAAVGDALGTSETMFATGAAADNIMTNLWMVMTALLPVVLRSFYPSIRDRRGEIAPPMGTGLTGKAIFTIHGLVTLAAVTFVIVAIGEWLTPVINQAVGVEIPSVLWYTTLALLVAWLTPINRLAGGEEMGNFILHFFFATMGAGTILHTLVEKGPIVFLFLAILVSIHAFVLFGAGRWFKVEVEVLATASQACIGGPSTAVALASSKGWYSLVTPAVLLGVLGYVVGNYLGVVMGQLMQWILGGTI, from the coding sequence ATGTCCAGTGATGCGTGGGTGACGGATCCCTTTGCTGTGGGGGCTGTCATCACCGTGCTAATTGCTGTCTCGTTCTGGTTAGATCGCCATTTTCGTTTTTTTTCATTTTTGGGTACAGCTATTTTGGTTATAACAGGGGCGGCGATTCTCGTCAATCTACAGGTGATTCCACCTTCGATCGGGCAGGCGGAAGGGGAGCTGAATCCGATCTATGTCTTTGCCGGGGATTATGGCATTCCACTAGCGATTGTGTTGTTGCTATTGTCGACGGATCTGACTAGCCTGCGCCGCTTGGGAAAGCCTGCTATCATCGCGTTTATCCTCGGTGCGTTGGGAACGGTTATCGGTGCGATGGTGGCGATTGGAGTGACGGCTACCGGTATCGGGGATGAAGCGTGGAAAGTAGGAGGTCAGTTTACAGCCAGCTATATCGGGGGCGGGGTGAACTACGCCGCAGTAGGCGATGCCTTGGGCACCTCAGAGACAATGTTTGCAACCGGTGCGGCTGCGGATAATATCATGACCAATCTGTGGATGGTGATGACGGCATTATTGCCTGTAGTGTTGCGAAGTTTTTATCCTTCGATTCGTGACAGAAGGGGAGAGATCGCTCCTCCGATGGGAACGGGCTTAACGGGAAAAGCGATTTTTACTATCCACGGTTTGGTCACACTGGCGGCTGTTACTTTTGTGATTGTAGCGATTGGCGAGTGGTTGACCCCGGTGATCAACCAGGCAGTCGGTGTGGAAATTCCTTCAGTCTTGTGGTATACCACATTGGCGTTGTTGGTTGCGTGGTTGACTCCTATTAACCGCCTTGCGGGTGGGGAAGAGATGGGCAATTTTATCTTGCATTTCTTTTTTGCAACCATGGGAGCTGGGACAATCCTTCATACGCTGGTGGAAAAAGGTCCGATCGTCTTCTTGTTTTTGGCGATTCTGGTATCCATCCATGCGTTTGTACTGTTTGGAGCGGGACGTTGGTTCAAAGTGGAGGTGGAGGTGTTGGCCACCGCCAGTCAAGCTTGTATTGGCGGCCCTTCCACCGCTGTTGCCCTGGCTAGCTCCAAGGGTTGGTACAGTCTGGTCACCCCAGCGGTACTGTTGGGGGTGTTGGGCTATGTCGTCGGCAACTACCTTGGCGTAGTAATGGGACAACTAATGCAATGGATATTGGGTGGGACAATATAA